Within Mucilaginibacter inviolabilis, the genomic segment TGTCGATAATGCCCTGTGCTTTCACTGTAGATGCCCCTCCAACTACGAAGAGCAAAATTAAAACGATAAGATTTTTCATGACGGATTGATTTGGTTAATGCCTGTATAGATTATTATAGATGATGGTAGCTTCATATAGTTCCCTTCGATGCGTTCAGGTTATAGGGATATCTTACACATCTATACATCAATAATTACTATACAAAACTATTTCATAAATACATGAATGGAAATACCAGTATTTTTGGAATTATTTATACCAGTTTTCAGGTAGTTTTTTAAATCTCCGGAAAGCGTGTTTTCAAAAGCATTAACTTCACTTACAATAATTATTTACCATATGGCAACTATTTCAACAACCTATATTGGCGATTTAAAGACCGAAGCGATACACCTCCAATCGGGCTCTAAACTCATTACCGACGCCCCAACCGATAATCATGGAAAAGGTGAAGGTTTTTCACCAACAGACCTGCTTGCCGAATCATTAGCCGGATGTGTTTTAACTGTAATGGCTTTGGCCGCACGTTCGCATGGCATCAATATGGATAATACCCAATGTGATGTATCCAAAGTGATGGCGGCCAATCCGCGCAGGGTGGCAGAAATCATCCTTAATTTTAAATTCCCGACGGAATATACCGATCAGGAAAAAAAGATCCTTGAATTGGCCGCGTTAACCTGCCCGGTATCAATAAGCCTGCACCCTGATCTTAAAAAAACCATCAATTTTGGGTGGTAGCAAATCAACCATGGTTTTAGCGGAAATAGAAGAAGACATACAAGCCATAGAACAAGACGAGGCGATTTACCAGGAGATCAATTTTAACAGCCGGGCAAATGCTATCGACTTTATTGATTTCCATATTATTGACAGGATTGATGGGTTGCTGCAAAATTCAGCATATCAAAAAGAACTGACTATACTTCAACAACGGGCAGAAAAAGTAAAAACCGACCTAGAAAAAATAGATAATAACTTATTTAAGCGGCTCAGAGAAAATATAAGAACGGGTACTTACAAGGAATCATCTTTCCTAAAAACTCTCGATGAATATTTTGATCAGGATGATAATCCGACGGATAACATCGGATATGATAACCTGGATAATTTTATGAACGGTTTATTATCAGATCAGGCCATTCCAGAACCCATTATGGAACGGGAACAGGAAATGGTATTTTATCAAAAAACACCCGCCAGAATAATACTGGAGATAGCAGAACTTGCCAACTTAGGTTCGGAAGATGTTTTTTTTGACCTGGGATCGGGCCTGGGCCAGGTACCCATTCTGGTAAATCTGATCAGCGGAACAGCAGCCAAAGGCGTGGAATATGAACCGGCTTATTGTAATTACGCCAAAACGTGCGCATCGCAGCTCAACTTACACCTTGTTGAATTTATTAATATAGATGCCCGCCTAGCAGACTATTCGCAGGGTACGGTATTCTTCCTATACACGCCTTTTGGAGGAAAGATCTTACAAACTGTGCTGGAAATATTGCAAAAAGAATCGCTAAAACGAACTATCCGGATTTTCACTTACGGCCCTTGTTCCGAAACACTGGCCCAACAAAACTGGCTTAATTGTGTACATGGCGCGGTGAATGATCCGTATAAATTATGTGCGTTCAGAAGTTTGTCTTTTTAATCCCACTATCCTGAATATTCACGGCTGCAATAGTCTGGTTGAAGATGTAAAATGTCTAATTGAGCCATAAACAGGCTCGCGATTTCCGATTTAGACCGTAGTTTAGCAGAATAGACCGCAATTAATCAGCTAAAGGGAACGTCTCCGATAAGCTAACACGTCGGTCATAATTTACTTTATCTTTGCTTTGCAACCACCTGTGTTCCCGTAAAACAACTTATGCTGAATGAAAAATAAAAACTTTAAAATATCACCGGGAATTATATGGGTCAGTTCAATTTTTCTGGGTTTATTATCGTCGGTTCCTCAAATTGCCGAGCGGCATTTTAACCCGGCAGAGGCTGCTGTAAACTCGGCAATTACCGGTTTATTTGCCTTGTTTGTATGGTATTATAATATCTACACACTTCGCGACAACCCGGTCACCAATCGCCCTAACAGGATTTTTTCTTATTACCGGCTGCTCACCAGCTTATTGATCGGTATTGGGGTTATGCTGGCTTTGGCATCAATACAACAACTCATATTATCGCATATCAATTTTGGCCCTGTAGTGCTGATGGTGGAAGTGAGGGGTATACTCATTAACCTCGTTTTTTACATGTTTATACACCTGCTGTATCAAAACTATAAAAACCAACAGGTAAATATTGAGCTGGAGCGTACCAAGGCCGATAACCTGGGCGCGCAATACGAATTATTGAAACAACAAATTAACCCCCACTTTTTATTCAACAGCCTAAATACGCTGAAAGCCATGGTAGAAACCCATGATAAAAATTCGGTAGATTTTATTCTGAAATTGTCTAACTTTTATCGCTTTACCCTGGAAAGCCGTAAGCTGGATCTCATTCATTTATCAGAAGAACTGGAAATAGTGGAAGCTTATAATTTTTTATTAAAAGCCCGGTTTGAAGATGGTTTTACCTTCACCAATACCATTAGCGAGAAATATTTAGGAACCCTTATTCCCCCTTTTACTTTACAGCTACTGATAGAAAATTGTATCAAACATAATGTGGTATCGTTGGAGCGCCCGCTGCATATCCAGTTTTATGAAGAGAACGATAGTTTAGTAATGGAAAATCAGATGCAACCTAAAAGAAATGAGGAATCATCATTAGGTGTAGGGTTAAAAAATATCAGTCTGCGTTACAGTCATTTACTGGACAAAAAGATCGAAATCATTAATGACAATAAAATATTCAAAATAAAACTCCCGGTAATACATGAACATTATCATCATTGAAGACGAATTAAAAGCGGCCCGTTCACTCGAAAATATGATAGCCGAGGTTAGACCGCAGGCAAAAGTAGTAGCACAACTGCAGAGCATCGAAAGCTCGGTAAAGTATCTGACCGAGAACAAACAACCCGATCTCATATTCATGGACATTCAGCTTTCAGATGGCCTTTGCTTTGAGATCTTTAAATCAGTTAAAATTACCAGTCCTATTATTTTTTGTACCGCGTTTGATGAATATTCATTGGAGGCATTTAAAGCCAACAGTGTAGATTATGTACTGAAACCGTTTTCAAAAAGTGATATCACCGATGCTTTTAAAAAGGTGGATGAGCTCAAAAACTTTTTCCAACAAAGTATTATGCCCGATCTGGGTAATTTGTTGACGCAAATTGCACAACCGGCTGGCAAAAAAAGTTTCCTGGTATTTAAGCATAACAAATACACTACGGTATCTACCGATAGTATCGCTTTCTTTTATATCCGTAACGAGGCCACATCCATCATGTGTTTTGATCAGCAGGAGTATTCCTTAAATCAATCATTGGATCAGGTGATCAGTTTATTATCACCCGTACAATTCTTCAGGCTAAACCGGCAATATATTGTAAACTTTAGTGCAATAAAAGAGGTAGAGCATTACTTTATGCGTAAATTATTTGTAAAACTTACCATTCCTACGCCCGAGAAATTGCTCATTAATAAAGAGAAAGCGCCTGTTTTTTTAAACTGGCTCGAGAATAGATAAAGCACATTTATAAATGCCAAAATATTGGCATTTATAAATGTCTAATCGAACCGGGATTATGACTAATTGGACCCTTTTGTACTAAATAAGCAGCTGTTAGGAGAATACTTTTGAGTTAATTAAAAAAATCAGAAGATATGAAAACTCTTAAAATTTTAACATTTTGTGCTGGCGCGATAGCTTCCATATTGTTAACCACTGCTTTAATCGATCCTTCAACAGCTTCTCCTAAAAAAGACAATCCTCCGGTTACCGGAAAGGGATTTGCTTTATTGGAACTATTTACATCTGAGGGCTGCTCAAGCTGCCCGGCAGCCGATGACTTGTTAGCCAAAATCCAAAAAGAATCAAAAGACAAACCTGTTTACGTACTGGCCTACCATGTTGATTACTGGAACCGCCTGGGTTGGAAAGATCTGTTCAGCAACGCAGAATTTTCCAGGCGGCAGGTTACTTACGGCCAATGGCTTAATAACCCGCAAATTTATACCCCACAGGTTATTATCAATGGCAAAGCCGAATGCATAGGCTCGGACGAAACGGCCCTTCGTGATGCCATTTCCGGGGCGTTGGCAGGTACTGCTTCAGCAAATGTTGCCTTACAGGTTCAGCAGGATAAAGATAAGCTGGCTGTTAATTACCAGGTAACCGGAGGTTCCACAACAGATAACTTATTGATAGCACTTGTGCAGAAATCGGCCATCAGCAAAGTAGCCGCTGGTGAAAACAGCGGTCGTACCTTAGCCCATGCACAGATAGTACGCCAACTGCAAACGGTTAGCTTAAATGCCAACAAGAAAGGCATCTACTATATCAAAACTCCCCAAGGCTATAATTCACAAAACTGGGAGGTAGTGGGTTTTATACAAAACAGTACTACCGGCGAAGTTTTAAGTGCAACCCGGGCCAACCCTAACAGCAACAGCAACGTTAAAAGTAATATATAATGAACAGCACCGGAAAATATAGACAAAGTAGATTATTAGTCGGAATTATATCATTATTTTCTATGTCGATACTAGCAAGAGCGCCATTTGAAAATAATCCGCAGGATTGCGCCATGATCAGCGTTACAGGAAAGAAGCATAAGGGCAAACATCCTACCGATGAAGATCAAATACACTGATAAGCAAACCATACCGGCCTTCCAAAAGAGGGCTGGTATTATTTTATAAATGGTACAGTAAAATATCTGATTTATGAAAAAGCTACTTTTAACAGCAATGACATCACTCCTGGGTATAGTTGCTTATGCTCAAACCCCATATGGCTCTGCACGGGAACTGAAGTGTACAGAAGAGGCGGTGACTTTTAGTACGAACATACGCTCTGGCTTGCACCTGTATTCGCCTCATATCGGTTATGCAGACATGCTCAAACCCACGCCTAACTTTACCTCATCAAATCTTTATATAAGCAAAAACAGTATCCCCCAATCATCTCTTCCAGCCAAGTTTGAAAAAGCCTTTAATCCAGGATCTGCATCCACACACACCAATAATTTGTTTCTTCAAAAAATGACACAAGGCCTGTTTCAGATAGACGAAACGGCTATTAAACGCGCTTTTATCATCTATGATTACAGCAGATTTTTACCGCCGGCAAACACCGGGATCATTACTTTAAATTGATTAATATTACATAAAAAAAGTCCTATGAAAATTACGTATTACGGCCACTCCTGCTTCTCGGTAGTTGCTGGTGGCAAACACATTTTATTTGATCCTTTTATAACAGGAAATGAATTAGCCAAAGACGTTGATATCAATACCATACCGGCCGATTACATTTTTGTATCCCATGGCCATTTTGATCATATACAGGATGTGGTAGCTATTGCCAATCGTACAGGCGCCACCGTGGTTGGCATTTGGGAGTTATATTCCTATTTCGGCAAACAGGGGGTAAAAAATGTACATCCACTAAACCCGGGCGGTAAGTTTACTTTTGATTTTGGCACAGCCAAATCAGTTATCGCCCAGCACTCCAGCAGTTTGCCCGATGGAACTTATGCCGGCGTAGCCTGTGGCTTTGTTTTAAAAACTGCTGAAGGTAATTTTTATTACAGCGGTGATACCGGGCTTACTTTAGATATGACCCTGATCCCTAAATGGGCAGATATCGACTTTGCTGTTTTCCCGATAGGCGATGCCTTGACCATGGGCATAGATGAAGCCATTGAAGCCGCTCAATTTGTTAAAACCAATAAAGTATTAGGCGTTCATTATGATACCTTCGGCTTTATTAAAATTGATAAAGCCGATGCTGTTAAGCAATTTAAAACAGCGGGTATAGAGCTGTTTTTACCGGCGATAGGGGAAACTTTTGATATCTAAACAGAGTCAAAATTTATCCATAAAAAAACCTGCCCGAAATGATCGGGCAGGTTTTTTATTTAGAAAGGGGTATTAAACCAGGTTGATCACTACGTTGATATTACCTTTGGTTAGTTTAGAATACGGACAGGTTTGGTGAGCAGCTTCGATCAAAGCTTGTGCTACTTCACGATCTAAACCTGGCAGACTTACATTAAGACGAGCCTGTAAGAAGTAAGCACCTGAAGTAATCCCCAGATCTACTTCTGCATCAATTGCTGATTCCGTTGGAAGTGTTATTCTCATTTTGGCAGCTGTAATGCCCATTGCTCCTTCAAAACATGCTGACCAACCAGCAGCGAATAACTGCTCCGGATTAGTACCGGGAGCCGATGTACCCGGAGTAGCATGCCTGATATCTAAACGACCATCGTTGCTGCGCGAAAAACCTTCACGGGCACCGGTGGTACGCACTTTGGCGGTATATAATACTTTTTCGATTTTGTTATCGGTAATATCTTCGATGATTTTGATTGCATTCACTGGTGAATCTATTCTGTTGGTTTCCATTGTTTTATTTTTTAATTATTGCTTGTTATTGTTTTGTTGCTCAAATATACCCTCATATCGGGCGCTGTCCTATCAGTAAATACAGCAAACGGACAACCGGCCAGCTGAATCAGACATTTTTAAGTCTGAATATTTTATGACTTATTTTGTATAACCATCAACCTCGATGATCGCGTCGAAAAAGGCCTTTGGAGCTTCCTGTGGCAGGTTATGCCCTATGCCACCGGTAATGGTATGGTGTACGTATTTACCAGAGAATTTATTACGGTAAGATGCAGGGTCGGCATGTGGTGCGCCATTGGCATCGCCTTCAAGGGTGATGGTTGGCACAGCTATAACCGGGCTTTTTGCCAGTTGTTTCTCCAGGTTATCATATTTCGCTTCGCCCTCGGCCAGGCCCAATCTCCAACGGTAATTATGAATCACGATGCTTACATAGTCCGGATTTTCAAAAGAAGCCGCGCTGCGGTCTAAGGTAGTTTCATCAAAGTTCCATTTTGGTGATGCGGTTTCCCATATCAGTTTAGCGAAATCACGACGGTATTTGTCATAGCCCTCACGACCACGTTCTGTTGAGAAGTAATATTGATACCACCAGCTGAACTCAGCTTTTGGTGGCAGTGGGTGTTTGCTGGCTTCCAGGTTGGTCATGAGGTAACCGCTCACCGAAACCAGGGCCTCACAACGCTCAGGCCACAGGGCAGCGATGATACAGGCAGTTCTTCCTCCCCAATCGTAACCGGCGAATATGGCTTTTTTAATCTGAAGGGCATCCATCAAATTGATGATATCCACAGCTACGGCAGATTGCTGGCCGTTCCTGGGTGTGTTATCTGAAAGGAAACGCGTAGTACCATGACCACGCAAGTGCGGAATAATTACCCGGTAACCCGCAGATACCAGCAAAGGTGCAACATCAACAAAGCTGTTGATATCATAGGGCCAGCCATGCAGCAGAACAACCACTTTACCATTGGCTGGACCTACTTCCACATAACCCATATTCAGTACGCCGGCTTTAATTTGCTTAACGTTATCAAATGCCTTATTTGCAATGGGTTTGAATGGGGCTTTGCCTGTTGAGTTTGTATTTTCAGATTGCGCTTTTGCCGGGCTAAATATTCCAAGTTGAGTGGCTGCTAGAGTAATTGCGGCGGTACTTAAAAAGCGACGGCGACCGTATTGTATTTCGTTTGACATCTTTGTTTCTCCTTTTTATTTTATTGGTAGATTGAATGATAATTACCGGTAGTCCGCAGGTCAAATTGAATATATTGGCCTGCGGCCGGTAACATTATATATGATCAGTTATTTGCGTAATGATTTGAATGCGGCACGAAGTTCTTCGGCAAAAAGTTGTGGTTCTTCCCAGGCAGCAAAATGGCCGCCTTTGTTTACTTCGTGAAAATAGATCAGTTTGTGGTAACTTTTTTCGGCCCAGTTTTTTGGCGCCTGGTATATCTCGCCAGGGAAAACGGTTATCGCTGCTGGGATCGAAATGTCAACAGCATTAAAGTTGTTGGCATTGTTTTCCCAGTATAGTTGTGCTCCCGATGTAGCGGTATTGGTTAACCAGTATAAGGAAATATCATCCAGCATCTCGTCTTTGGTCAATGATTTTTCAGGATCACCGCCACTGTAAGTCCAGTCAGCAAATTTATCATAGAACCATGAGGCCAAACCTACCGGTGAATCAGACAAACTGTAACCAATGGTTTGCGGACGGGTAACCATCATAGCAGCGTAACCACCGCCCCGGGTATATAGATTATTTAATGATTGGTAAGCAGCTTTTTCTTTAGCAGGCAGACCTGCAGGTGCAGGGCTTCCGCTGGCCAGTAATTTGGCTATATCAGCAGGCACTGTGGCCGGCATGTTAACATGAATACCTAATAGACCTACGGGTTTTTGAGCCGCCATTTTATCGGCAACTACCGAACCCCAGTCTCCGCCTTGCGATACATAGTTTTTATATCCTAAACGCTTCATCAGCACATCCCAGGCGCGGGCTATGTGATCGGCGTTCCAACCGGTAGTGGTAGGTTTACCAGAAAAACCATAACCAGGCATTGAAGGGATAACCACATCAAAAGAATCTTCCTTGCGACCGCCATAAGCCTCCGGATCGGTCAGCGGACCAACAATTTTCAGCAATTCAAAAACAGACCCCGGCCAGCCATGGGTGATGATCACCGGCAGGGCATTTGGATTTTTGGAACGTACGTGGATAAAGTGGATATCCAGACCGTCGATATTAGTTATGAATTGTGGCAGAGCATTCAGTTTATCTTCTGCTTTGCGCCAGTCATACCCTGTTCCCCAATATTTTACCAGGGCTTGTATTTTTTCTAATTGAGCACCTTGGGAACGATCGGTAACTGTTTCTTTTTCGGCCCAGCGGGTTGCCTGTACACGTTGGCGCAGATCGGCAACAGCTTCATCTGAAATATGGGCGCGAAAAGGGCGGATAGCATTTGATGCCTGCGCATCGGCAGTTGTATTGGTTTGAGCAAAACTGGTTGCTGTAAGCAGGACAAAAACACCGGTGATAAATTTACTGATAAGGATACGTTTGTTCGTTTTCATGATTTAAATGTTTGAGTTTTCTTTTTTGTTTCCTCAAAAGTATCGTCACCCTGCCCCTAACCCAATCACTATATATGGCAAGTAGACAAAGCCCACCCCGAACCAGTCATTTTTAAACCCGAATTTTTATTTTAAAAGAGAAATCATCCGTTTAAGCCCTCCCGGGGGTATATAGGGCAAATACAGAACATTATGGTGGAAGCAATTGATAAAAAACAGCACAACTAAAAGACAATAGTTATCCTCCGATTAAATCTAATGACATCAAACGTTTGCGTCAATTTTTGAAGAAGTATAGTTCTATTTCCCTGATAAAAAGCACCATTCAGCGTCTTACAAAAAACAGGAATATTTTCTGACGGATTCAAATTTTAGATTTTTGACGCCTTTATTTTTGATAAAAGGCGACTTTAACGTATTTTCTTATGTTTTATTTTAAAATTGATATAAAATCATAAAAAATTACTTTTAAACAACAAATATGATTTCGGTTTTTAATCAAAACCATTAAATCTTTCCCGCTTTTCTAATAATTATGGCCCTTAAATCAGCTTAAACCTACTCTTTTTTTGCTTTAACTATTAAATAATTGAATTCTTAAACCATTGCGCAATAAAACTTCAGCAGCAAACGTTTGCGTGCCCTTCAATTAGGTGCTCAATAAAATTATTCGATAGGTTTGGTTTAAGAGATTATTGATTTTCTGATTGAAAAACAATCACTTACGACCTAAGTCCGACGCTTCCCGTAAGGCTGTTTATCAATGCAAATTAAGGTATGTATTGTTAACCGGCGATTACTCAATAATTAATTATAAAACAATCCAATTTATTTATTTAACCCAGTAAAGCATGATGAACATTTACAAAAAGATTCTGATTTGTTGTACGCTGTTATTTTACTACGGGCTTGCCTTTGCCCAGGTAAATATAACCGGCACAGTTAAAGGCGCTGATGATGGCAGACCTATCCCCGGTGTTTCTGTAACCGTTAAAGGAGAGAAACGGGGACTAATTACCGACTCGGAAGGTAAGTTTAAAATTTCTGTTACTCCCAATACCGTTCTCCGGTTTTCATTTATCGGTTTTGATGCCAAAGAAGTTGATGTTAAGGAAAAAACGGTTATTAACGTAAGCCTTCAACCTTCAAAAAATGAGCTTAATAATGTGGTTGTAGTAGGTTATCATGAAATTAAGCAACGGACAACTACCGCTGCTATAACCGTAATTTCAGGTAAGGATATAGAAAATTTGCCAGCGCCCAGTTTTGATATTGCC encodes:
- a CDS encoding OsmC family protein encodes the protein MATISTTYIGDLKTEAIHLQSGSKLITDAPTDNHGKGEGFSPTDLLAESLAGCVLTVMALAARSHGINMDNTQCDVSKVMAANPRRVAEIILNFKFPTEYTDQEKKILELAALTCPVSISLHPDLKKTINFGW
- a CDS encoding alpha/beta hydrolase, which gives rise to MSNEIQYGRRRFLSTAAITLAATQLGIFSPAKAQSENTNSTGKAPFKPIANKAFDNVKQIKAGVLNMGYVEVGPANGKVVVLLHGWPYDINSFVDVAPLLVSAGYRVIIPHLRGHGTTRFLSDNTPRNGQQSAVAVDIINLMDALQIKKAIFAGYDWGGRTACIIAALWPERCEALVSVSGYLMTNLEASKHPLPPKAEFSWWYQYYFSTERGREGYDKYRRDFAKLIWETASPKWNFDETTLDRSAASFENPDYVSIVIHNYRWRLGLAEGEAKYDNLEKQLAKSPVIAVPTITLEGDANGAPHADPASYRNKFSGKYVHHTITGGIGHNLPQEAPKAFFDAIIEVDGYTK
- a CDS encoding LytR/AlgR family response regulator transcription factor; its protein translation is MNIIIIEDELKAARSLENMIAEVRPQAKVVAQLQSIESSVKYLTENKQPDLIFMDIQLSDGLCFEIFKSVKITSPIIFCTAFDEYSLEAFKANSVDYVLKPFSKSDITDAFKKVDELKNFFQQSIMPDLGNLLTQIAQPAGKKSFLVFKHNKYTTVSTDSIAFFYIRNEATSIMCFDQQEYSLNQSLDQVISLLSPVQFFRLNRQYIVNFSAIKEVEHYFMRKLFVKLTIPTPEKLLINKEKAPVFLNWLENR
- a CDS encoding sensor histidine kinase, translating into MKNKNFKISPGIIWVSSIFLGLLSSVPQIAERHFNPAEAAVNSAITGLFALFVWYYNIYTLRDNPVTNRPNRIFSYYRLLTSLLIGIGVMLALASIQQLILSHINFGPVVLMVEVRGILINLVFYMFIHLLYQNYKNQQVNIELERTKADNLGAQYELLKQQINPHFLFNSLNTLKAMVETHDKNSVDFILKLSNFYRFTLESRKLDLIHLSEELEIVEAYNFLLKARFEDGFTFTNTISEKYLGTLIPPFTLQLLIENCIKHNVVSLERPLHIQFYEENDSLVMENQMQPKRNEESSLGVGLKNISLRYSHLLDKKIEIINDNKIFKIKLPVIHEHYHH
- a CDS encoding DUF1223 domain-containing protein; its protein translation is MKTLKILTFCAGAIASILLTTALIDPSTASPKKDNPPVTGKGFALLELFTSEGCSSCPAADDLLAKIQKESKDKPVYVLAYHVDYWNRLGWKDLFSNAEFSRRQVTYGQWLNNPQIYTPQVIINGKAECIGSDETALRDAISGALAGTASANVALQVQQDKDKLAVNYQVTGGSTTDNLLIALVQKSAISKVAAGENSGRTLAHAQIVRQLQTVSLNANKKGIYYIKTPQGYNSQNWEVVGFIQNSTTGEVLSATRANPNSNSNVKSNI
- a CDS encoding epoxide hydrolase family protein; the protein is MKTNKRILISKFITGVFVLLTATSFAQTNTTADAQASNAIRPFRAHISDEAVADLRQRVQATRWAEKETVTDRSQGAQLEKIQALVKYWGTGYDWRKAEDKLNALPQFITNIDGLDIHFIHVRSKNPNALPVIITHGWPGSVFELLKIVGPLTDPEAYGGRKEDSFDVVIPSMPGYGFSGKPTTTGWNADHIARAWDVLMKRLGYKNYVSQGGDWGSVVADKMAAQKPVGLLGIHVNMPATVPADIAKLLASGSPAPAGLPAKEKAAYQSLNNLYTRGGGYAAMMVTRPQTIGYSLSDSPVGLASWFYDKFADWTYSGGDPEKSLTKDEMLDDISLYWLTNTATSGAQLYWENNANNFNAVDISIPAAITVFPGEIYQAPKNWAEKSYHKLIYFHEVNKGGHFAAWEEPQLFAEELRAAFKSLRK
- a CDS encoding organic hydroperoxide resistance protein — encoded protein: METNRIDSPVNAIKIIEDITDNKIEKVLYTAKVRTTGAREGFSRSNDGRLDIRHATPGTSAPGTNPEQLFAAGWSACFEGAMGITAAKMRITLPTESAIDAEVDLGITSGAYFLQARLNVSLPGLDREVAQALIEAAHQTCPYSKLTKGNINVVINLV
- a CDS encoding metal-dependent hydrolase; translation: MKITYYGHSCFSVVAGGKHILFDPFITGNELAKDVDINTIPADYIFVSHGHFDHIQDVVAIANRTGATVVGIWELYSYFGKQGVKNVHPLNPGGKFTFDFGTAKSVIAQHSSSLPDGTYAGVACGFVLKTAEGNFYYSGDTGLTLDMTLIPKWADIDFAVFPIGDALTMGIDEAIEAAQFVKTNKVLGVHYDTFGFIKIDKADAVKQFKTAGIELFLPAIGETFDI